One Myotis daubentonii chromosome 12, mMyoDau2.1, whole genome shotgun sequence genomic region harbors:
- the ANKRD23 gene encoding ankyrin repeat domain-containing protein 23, translating into MDVISVQQLVSGEREGRKVLGCGHGIPDPGGWPGDWRLGPHEAVAQERQRLEEEKRRRLERFKSSRINLENLADLENLVQRRREKRLKRRVPPRAPEPVVKPQAQPGPVDLEAFLKAAAENQEALIDKYLADGGDPDAHDKLHRRALHWACLKGHSQLVNKLLEAGAAVDTRDLLDRTPVFWACRGGHLDILKQLLNHGAQVNARDKIWSTPLHVAVRTGHCECLEHLIACGAHIDAQDKEGDTALHEAVRHGHYRAMKMLLLYGAQLGVRNQASATPVQLARDWQRAIREALQAYQGHPRSRC; encoded by the exons ATGGATGTCATCAGCGTGCAGCAGTTG GTAAGTGGAGAAAGAGAAGGACGGAAAGTGTTGGGATGTGGACATGGAATTCCTGATCCTGGAGGCTGGCCAGGAGACTGGAGGCTGGGACCCCATGAGGCCGTGGCCCAGGAGAGGCAGAGGctggaagaggagaagaggaggaga CTTGAGAGATTTAAGAGTTCCAGAATTAATCTGGAGAATCTGGCTGACTTGGAAAACTTGGTTCAGAGACGAAGAGAAAAGCGATTGAAACGCAGAGTCCCCCCCAGGGCACCTGAGCCCGTGGTTAAG ccccaggcccagccagggcctgtggaCCTCGAGGCGTTCCTGAAGGCAGCAGCTGAGAACCAGGAGGCCCTGATTGACAAGTACCTGGCGGACGGAGGGGACCCCGATGCCCACGACAAG CTCCACCGCAGGGCCTTGCACTGGGCCTGCCTGAAGGGCCACAGCCAGCTTGTGAACAAGCTGCTGGAGGCAGGGGCCGCTGTGGACACGCGTGACTTG CTGGACAGGACACCTGTGTTCTGGGCCTGCCGTGGAGGACACCTGGACATCCTCAAACAGCTGCTTAACCACGGAGCCCAGGTCAACGCACGGGACAAG ATCTGGAGCACCCCCCTGCACGTGGCCGTGCGCACGGGGCACTGCGAGTGCCTGGAGCACCTCATCGCGTGCGGGGCCCACATTGACGCGCAGGACAAG GAAGGAGACACAGCTCTGCACGAGGCTGTGCGACACGGCCACTACAGAGCCATGAAGATGCTGCTACTCTACGGAGCCCAGCTGGGCGTGCGGAACCAG GCTTCAGCGACCCCCGTGCAGCTGGCCCGCGACTGGCAGCGGGCCATCCGGGAGGCTCTGCAGGCCTACCAGGGGCATCCCCGCAGCCGGTGCTGA